The genomic stretch GGAGTTCATCGAGAAAACTTTGGCGGAAAAAGAGGAGCGGCTGGGCGGGCAAGGCCGGGACGCCGCGGAGTGGCATGACTGTTCCCTGCCCGCGTCCGATATTCCCCTTGGCCATTTCCACCTGATCGCCGACATCCAGCGCCGCATCGAGGACATCTTCCTGCAGCTGGGCTACGAAATCGCCCACGGCCCCGAGGTCGAGCTCGAGGACTACAACTTCACCAAGCTGAACATCCCCGAGCATCACCCGGCCCGCGACGAGCAGGACACCTTTTTCCTGGAGGGCCATGACGAGCTGCTGCTGCGCACCCACACCTCGCCGATGCAGGTACGCTACATGCTGGCCCACCAGCCGCCTATCAAGATCATTTCCCCGGGCAAGGCCTTCCGCAAGGACGATCCCGACGCCACCCACTCGCCCTGCTTCCACCAGGTGGAGGGGCTGCTGGTGGACCGCGGCATCAATTTTTCCCATTTGAAAGGAACCCTGGAGGTTTTTTGCCGCTCATTTTACGGAGCCGATGTGAACCTGCGCTTCCGGCCCGGCTACTTTCCCTTCACCGAGCCCTCGGCCGAAGTCGACATCAGCTGCTTCTTGTGCCAGGGCGGGCGCAACGATTGCCGCGTCTGCAAGGGGAGCGGCTGGCTGGAGATCCTGGGCAGCGGCATGGTCCACCCCCAAGTCTTACGCAACTGCGGCATCGATCCCGAGGCATACTCCGGGTTCGCCTTCGGCATGGGCATCGAGCGCGTGGCTATGATCAGGTACGGCGTGCCGGACCTGCGCCTGCTCTATGAAAACGACCTGCGTCTGCTGGGCCAGTTCGGGTGACCCATGAAGATCAACATCGAGTACCTGAAAAATTTCGTCGCCTTTGACCTGGAGGGCCGGGCACTGAAGGAGCTCCTGGCCGGCATCGGCCTGGAGACGGAGGAGGCCCTGGAGGTCGACGGCCAGACCGTATTGGACCTGGAAACCACCCCCAACCGCCCCGACTGGCTCTCGCACTACGGCATCGCCCGTGAGATCGCGGCCAAGGACGGCCGCTCGCGCTTCACCCCCATAGATCTCTCCGGGGTGGAACTGATCCCCAACCAGGATGGTTTTTCCATTCAGATCGAGAATCCTTCCGACTGCTGGCGCTACAGCGGCTGCATCGTCCGCGACCTGCGCGTGAAGGAGTCGCCCCCCGAGGTCCAAAAGCTTCTCGTCTCTCTCGGCCTGAGGCCGATCAGTGACATCGTCGATATCTCCAACCTGGTGATGATGACCTGCGGCCAGCCGCTGCACATCTTCGACCTCGATCGGCTGCAGGGCGGGCAGGTGCGGGTGCGCCGCGCCCGCAGGGGGGAGACGCTGCGCCTGCTCGACGGGCGCGACGTCGCCCTGGACGGAAACCATCTGCTGATCGCCGACGCCTCGCGGCCCCTGGCCCTGGCCGGGATCATGGGCGGTCTGGATTCCGGAATCACCGCCGAAACCCGCCACATTTTCATCGAGAGCGCCTGCTTCGACTCGGTGGTAATCCGCCGCGGCGCGCGCTCCCTCGGCCTGAAGACCGATGCCAGCTACCGCTTTGAAAGGGGAATGGATGTCCAGGCGACCGTCCCGGCCATCAAGATGGCCCTGCAGCTTCTGGCCCGTTCGCAGGGCGGCCCGCTGCTCCCGTCGTTCTTCCAGGATGCCTATCCCCGTCCCCGCATCCCGGCCGACATTCGCCTGGACAAGGACTACCCGGGCCGGCTGACCGGCATCGACATTCCCGAACAGACCAGTGCGGCCATCCTCGGGCGCCTGGGCTTCACGCTGCGCGACCAGGGCGGCCACTGGCTGGTCACCCCCCCCAGCCACCGCGTGGACGCGGAATGCAAGCAGGACCTGGTTGAGGAGATTATCCGCATCCACGGCTACGGCCACCTGCGCGGCGAGGTGCCCCTGGCGGCCAACCTCGAACTGCGCATCGACCGCAAGCGCGACGTCGTCCGGCGGCTGAAGAACCAGCTAATCGACTTCGGCTTTAACGAAGTGATCAATTACGTCTTCCAAGCTCCCGAGGAGAACCTGATGGCCGACCCCGGGGGGAAGCCGCTGTTCCTGAAGAATCCGCTGGGGAAAGATTTTTCGGTCATGAAGAATTCCCTGCTGGCCGGCCTGCTGAAGAACACGGCCGCCAATGCCAACCAGTCCTTGGAGCAGGTAGCCTTGTTCGAGATCGGCAACGTGTTCAGCCAGGAGAAAGGGCGCGTCACGGAAAGCCAGCGGCTGGCCGTCAGCGCCTGCGGTCTGCGGCAGAAGAAGGACTGGCGCCTCGTTGGCGAGGTCTTTGATTTCGCCGGCTTCAAGTCGCTGCTGACGGCGCTCGGCCGACGGCTGCGCCTGGAGCTGGGTTTCAGAACGGCGGCGCACCCCGTTTTCGCGGGCGATTCCTGCTTCGTTGTCCTGGCCAACGACCGGGAATGCGGCGTGGCCGGCGAGGTCGCTCCCGGCTTCAGCCGTTTCTACAAGCTGGAGCGGC from Candidatus Aminicenantes bacterium encodes the following:
- the pheS gene encoding phenylalanine--tRNA ligase subunit alpha, with product MIDALKREIEGVKRSFVKEIEQLQSPENFVALKERYLSRKKGVINRYLSRLKDFAAAEKPQAGQAINQLKEFIEKTLAEKEERLGGQGRDAAEWHDCSLPASDIPLGHFHLIADIQRRIEDIFLQLGYEIAHGPEVELEDYNFTKLNIPEHHPARDEQDTFFLEGHDELLLRTHTSPMQVRYMLAHQPPIKIISPGKAFRKDDPDATHSPCFHQVEGLLVDRGINFSHLKGTLEVFCRSFYGADVNLRFRPGYFPFTEPSAEVDISCFLCQGGRNDCRVCKGSGWLEILGSGMVHPQVLRNCGIDPEAYSGFAFGMGIERVAMIRYGVPDLRLLYENDLRLLGQFG
- the pheT gene encoding phenylalanine--tRNA ligase subunit beta, giving the protein MKINIEYLKNFVAFDLEGRALKELLAGIGLETEEALEVDGQTVLDLETTPNRPDWLSHYGIAREIAAKDGRSRFTPIDLSGVELIPNQDGFSIQIENPSDCWRYSGCIVRDLRVKESPPEVQKLLVSLGLRPISDIVDISNLVMMTCGQPLHIFDLDRLQGGQVRVRRARRGETLRLLDGRDVALDGNHLLIADASRPLALAGIMGGLDSGITAETRHIFIESACFDSVVIRRGARSLGLKTDASYRFERGMDVQATVPAIKMALQLLARSQGGPLLPSFFQDAYPRPRIPADIRLDKDYPGRLTGIDIPEQTSAAILGRLGFTLRDQGGHWLVTPPSHRVDAECKQDLVEEIIRIHGYGHLRGEVPLAANLELRIDRKRDVVRRLKNQLIDFGFNEVINYVFQAPEENLMADPGGKPLFLKNPLGKDFSVMKNSLLAGLLKNTAANANQSLEQVALFEIGNVFSQEKGRVTESQRLAVSACGLRQKKDWRLVGEVFDFAGFKSLLTALGRRLRLELGFRTAAHPVFAGDSCFVVLANDRECGVAGEVAPGFSRFYKLERPVFAAEIDLEALVAEAGESRFRPWRRYPSVRRDFTFLMPTAVRYEQLAETIERLRPETLESYELTDVFRGASVPKDKVSFSMAFIYRVAERTLTHDEVNEIHREFAGKLAGKLHLIQR